GACCCGTCGCCGGCGACCACCTTCCTCCACCTCGACTCCACCGTCGTGCTGTCGCGTGACATCGCCGCGCTGGGTATCTACCCGGCGGTCGACCCGCTCGACTCCACCAGCCGCCAGCTCGACCCGCTGGTCGTCGGCGAAGAGCACTACGGGGTTGCGCGTCAGGTGCAGATGACCCTGCAGAAGTACAAGGAACTGCGCGACATCATCGCGATTCTGGGCATGGACGAACTGTCGCCCGACGACAAGCTCGCCGTCGCCCGCGCGCGCAAGATCCAGCGCTTCCTGTCGCAGCCGTTCCACGTCGCCGAAGTGTTCACCGGTTCGCCGGGCAAGTACGTCTCGCTCAAGGACACCATCAAAGGCTTCAAGATGATCGTCAGCGGCGAGCTGGACAATCTGCCGGAACAGGCTTTCTACATGGTCGGCAGCATCGACGAGGCCATCGAGAAGGCGAAGAAGCTCCAGTAATCCGCCTGCCCGCGCGGTGCCTTGGCACCGCGCGGTTTTGAAAAGGAAACACTATGGCTATGACGGTTCATGTCGACATCGTCAGTGCGGAAGAGCAGATCTTCTCCGGGCTGGCCGAATTCGTCGCCCTCCCTGGCGAGGCGGGTGAACTCGGCATCCTGCCCGGCCACATGCCGCTGATGACCCGGATCAAGCCGGGCGTGGTGCGTGTGCGTGCCCAGAATGCGACCGAGGAAGAACTCGTCTTCGTCGCCGGTGGCCTGCTGGAAGTGCAACCGGGTCTGGTGACGGTGCTCGCCGATACCGCGATCCGGGGCAAGGATCTGGACGAAGCGAAGGCGCTCGAAGCCAAGCGCAAGGCCGAGGAGGCCATGGCCAACCAGAGCGCACGCCTGGACTATGCCAAGGCCCAGGCCGAGCTCATGGAAGCGGTGGCGCAACTTGCGGCGATCCAGCGTCTGCGCAAGCGCGGCCACTGAGCGCACGCTCCGCTCCGCAGCGGGGTGGCAACAACAAAAAAGCAGCTCGGCGAGCTGCTTTTTTGTTGTCCGCTGTTTTTACCGCCGGCGCCTGAAATGCGTGCCTTGACCGGAAGAACGGCTCCAGTGCGCGAAAGGGGCGGGGAGGGCAGGGTTCTCTCCCGCCGCCCGTGCGTCCGCCAAGCTTCAGACCGATTTTTCGAGCCGGGCGATGCGCTTGTCGAGGCGGGCGACCGCGTCGCGGACGGCGATCAGCTCCTGCGCGAATGCGGGGAGGGCGTGGCGGGATACCAGCAGGGGCGCTTCTTCGGTGAGATATTCGGCCACGCTGCCCGATAGGCGGGCGGCCGTGCGCTGCGCTTCGCCGACGACCCGCTGCCCGCCTGCGACCATGCGATGGGCGGCGATGTCGCCGAAAATGCGCGCCAGGTCTTCCTCGGCGTCCCAGCGCAAGTGACGGAACACGAAGCCGAGGGCTTCGGCGAATTCGGCGTTGCCTTCGATGCGCACGTGGCGCATCGCCGTTTCCAGGCCATCGACCAGCAGCCGGGGCAGCTCGGCGACCGCCAGGTGCAGGCTGACTTCGGGCGCCTCTTCGCTCGCGTGTTCGGCGAGATGGCCGTCGGCGCTGACCGAAAAACGGATTTCCGCGAAGGGGGCGAGGACCAGGCGTGCGCTGTGACCGGCGTGCGGACGCAGGCGCGCCCGCGCCCAGCCGGACTGGGCCAGGAGATGGTTGGTAGCGGACAGGAAGAGGCTGGACAGCATGGCATCGGGCAGAAAAAAGGAGGCGCGGCGGCCTCCTGTGGGGACGGTGGCGTTCAGCCGGCCTGCTGGATGCCGGCGATCCGCCAGCCGCCGCTGCCGCTGGCGGCTTTGGTCAGGTGCCAGATTTCGTCGAAGGCTGCCGGCGCGGCGTCGGCCTCCTCGCGCAGCAGGCCGCTGAAGCGCACGCTGACCACGTAACGCTGATCTTCCTCGGCGACGTCGATCACTTCGGCATTGAGCTCGACGACATCGGTGCGCTGGGCGGCGGCGCCGCGCTCGTTGAGTTGCATGCGCAACTCGGCGAAGACTTCGGGCGTGGTGAACTCGCGCAGATCGTCGAGGTTGGCGCTGTCATTGGCCGCCTGCAGACGGATGAAGTTGAGCTTGGCCTGGCGGGCGAAACCATCGACATCGAAGCCAGAGGCGATGGCTTTGGCCAGTCCGGAGTTTTCCGCGGCGGGTTGTGCGCTGCCGCCGAACGCCTGTTGGGCCTCGAACGAGCGCACGCTGCCCGCGGCATTACCCGGCGCGCCGGCGTATTGCAGGCCCTGCCCCTGCTTGGCGGTGGTGCCGCGACGGAAGATCAGGCGGAAGACGAAGAAGGCGGCCGCAGCCAGCAGCAGGATCATGACGAAGTTGGCGAAGCCTTCACCCATTCCCAGGTGCGAGAACAGCGCGGCGAGGCCAAGGCCGGCGGCCAGGCCGGCGATCGGGCCCATCCACGAGCGCTTCGGCTGGGCGGCGGGCGTGGCCCCGGCGGGGCTCTGCTGCGGGGCCGCGGCCGGTTGGCGCGGTTGCGTGGTCGGGGTGGCCTCGCGCTTCATGCCGAAGCTGCTGCCGCCGCCGAGGCGCTTGGCTTCGGCCTCGGGGGGAGCGAAACCGAACGAGAGGATGGCGACGATCAGGGTCAGGAAGAGGTGTTTCATCGGTGGGTGGTCTCCAGGTTCAGATCTTGTAGCCCCGGTGCAGGGCGACGACGCCGGCACTCAGGTTGAAGTAATCGACCCGGGCGAGCCCGGCTTGTTCCATCATCGCCTTCAATTCTTCCTGGCCGGGGTGCATGCGGATCGATTCGGCGAGGTAGCGATAGCTTTCGGCGTCGTTGGCGACCTGCTTGCCCATCCACGGCAGCAGCTTGAAGGAGTAGAGGTCGTAGATCGGCGCCAGCGGTTTCCATACGCGCGAAAATTCGAGCACCAGCAGGCGGCCTCCGGGGCGCAGCACGCGACGCATCTCGGCGATGGCGACGTCCTTGTGGGTCATGTTGCGCAAGCCGAAGGCGACGGTGACGCAGTCGAACCAGTCATCCGGGAAGGGCAGCTTTTCGGCGTTGCACTGCGCTGCCGGCATGGCGAAGCCGTGATCGATCATGCGGTCGCGGCCGCGCGCGAGCATGGCGTGGTTGATGTCGGTGAGCCAGACCTGGCCGCTGCGCCCGACCTTGCGCGCGAAAGCGAGCGACAGGTCGGCGGTGCCGCCGGCGACGTCGAGCACGCGGTCGCCTTCGCGCACTCCCGACACCTGGATGGTGAACGCCTTCCACAGCCGGTGCAGGCCGAACGACATCAGGTCGTTCATGATGTCGTACTTGTGCGCGACCGAGGAAAAGACCTCGGCCACCTTTTTTTCCTTCTGTTCCTCGGCGACCGTCTGGAAGCCGAAATGGGTGGTCTTGTCGCTCATCGTGAACTCAGTGGTGATGCCCGCAGCCGCCGCGCGGAGCCGGGGGCGGGACCAGGGCGGGGTCGCGGGTGCCGCCCGCGCGTTCGAGGCGCTCGAGGTAGTCGGCCCACAGTGCTTCCTGATCGCGGCCGAGCATATACAGGTAGTCCCAGGAGTACAGCCCGCTGTCGTGGCCGTCGGAGAACTCGGGCTTGATCGCATAGTTGCCGACCGGCACCAGGTTCACGACATCGACGTCGCGCTTGCCCTGCTGCAGGGTTTCCTGGCCGCGGCCGTGGCCGCGCACTTCGGCCGAGGGCGAATACACCCGCAGGAATTCGAACGGCAGGAGAAAGCGGCTGCCGTCGTCGAAGGCGATTTCGAGCCGTTTCGAGCTGCTGTGCAGAATGATTTCGGTGGGGATCGGGGTGTTGCTGTCGAGTCCGGCCATGGCATCCGTCCCGTTTGGGGGGAGACAATCATACCCGAATCGCCGCGCTGCGTTTCCATGCGCGCAGTGTGGCTTTGCCCCCGCGGATGGCGGCATGTCCATTGCAGGCCGATGACGTGTCATCAAACCGTCAAGCAACGGCAATACACTACGGGCTGCCATGCGATCGCCCGGGCGGACGCCGTCCGCAGTTCCCGTTCGATCGATCGCGCAACCAGGGAGTCCAGCGCATGCCAGCGAACATTCTGCTCGTGGAAGACGAGCCGGCGATCCAGGAATTGATCGCCGCCAATCTCCATCGCGCCGGCCATCACGTCGTGCGTGCCGCCGATGCGGAAAGCGCGCAGCGCATCGTCCGCGACGCACTGCCCGATCTCGTGCTGCTCGACTGGATGCTGCCCGGAGTGTCGGGCATCGAGTTCGCCCGCCGCCTGCGCGCCGACGAGCGCACCCGGGCCATTCCGATCATCATGCTGACCGCGCGCGGGGAAGAGCAGGACAAGGTTGCCGGGCTCGAAACCGGCGCCGACGACTACATCACCAAGCCCTTCAGCCCGCGCGAACTCGTCGCCCGGATCAAGGCCGTGCTGCGGCGGCGGGTGCCGCAGGCCACCGAGGACGCGGTGGAGCTGGGCGGGTTGCGCCTCGATCCCGCCACCCACCGGGTCAGTGCCGGTGGCGAGACGCTCGCCCTGGGGCCGACCGAGTTCCGTTTGCTCCACTTCCTGATGACCCACCCGGAGCGGGTGCACTCGCGCGCGCAGCTGCTCGACCAGGTGTGGGGCGATCACGTCTTCGTCGAGGAGCGCACCGTCGACGTCCATATCCGGCGTTTGCGCTGCGCGCTCGAACCGGGGGCGCACGATGGCCTGATCCAGACCGTCCGCGGCAGCGGCTACCGCTTTTCGGTGCATCCCGAAAGCGTGCCGACGGCCCGTTGAGCGCGTCCTTCCGGTTCATGGAGAACGTGTGATTTTTCGATCCGTGCGCTATATCGGTCTCGGGATCGCGCTCCCGGTCCTGTCGATGCTGGCGCTCGCCGCGCTCGCCGGCCTGTACCGTGACAGTGACGCCGCGCTGGCGATCCTCGCCCTGTGCGTGCTCGGCTGGGCGATCATGCTCGCCCGCCAC
The window above is part of the Thauera aromatica K172 genome. Proteins encoded here:
- a CDS encoding F0F1 ATP synthase subunit epsilon, producing MAMTVHVDIVSAEEQIFSGLAEFVALPGEAGELGILPGHMPLMTRIKPGVVRVRAQNATEEELVFVAGGLLEVQPGLVTVLADTAIRGKDLDEAKALEAKRKAEEAMANQSARLDYAKAQAELMEAVAQLAAIQRLRKRGH
- a CDS encoding ubiquinone biosynthesis accessory factor UbiJ, whose product is MLSSLFLSATNHLLAQSGWARARLRPHAGHSARLVLAPFAEIRFSVSADGHLAEHASEEAPEVSLHLAVAELPRLLVDGLETAMRHVRIEGNAEFAEALGFVFRHLRWDAEEDLARIFGDIAAHRMVAGGQRVVGEAQRTAARLSGSVAEYLTEEAPLLVSRHALPAFAQELIAVRDAVARLDKRIARLEKSV
- a CDS encoding Tim44 domain-containing protein; the protein is MKHLFLTLIVAILSFGFAPPEAEAKRLGGGSSFGMKREATPTTQPRQPAAAPQQSPAGATPAAQPKRSWMGPIAGLAAGLGLAALFSHLGMGEGFANFVMILLLAAAAFFVFRLIFRRGTTAKQGQGLQYAGAPGNAAGSVRSFEAQQAFGGSAQPAAENSGLAKAIASGFDVDGFARQAKLNFIRLQAANDSANLDDLREFTTPEVFAELRMQLNERGAAAQRTDVVELNAEVIDVAEEDQRYVVSVRFSGLLREEADAAPAAFDEIWHLTKAASGSGGWRIAGIQQAG
- the ubiE gene encoding bifunctional demethylmenaquinone methyltransferase/2-methoxy-6-polyprenyl-1,4-benzoquinol methylase UbiE produces the protein MSDKTTHFGFQTVAEEQKEKKVAEVFSSVAHKYDIMNDLMSFGLHRLWKAFTIQVSGVREGDRVLDVAGGTADLSLAFARKVGRSGQVWLTDINHAMLARGRDRMIDHGFAMPAAQCNAEKLPFPDDWFDCVTVAFGLRNMTHKDVAIAEMRRVLRPGGRLLVLEFSRVWKPLAPIYDLYSFKLLPWMGKQVANDAESYRYLAESIRMHPGQEELKAMMEQAGLARVDYFNLSAGVVALHRGYKI
- a CDS encoding gamma-butyrobetaine hydroxylase-like domain-containing protein, which encodes MAGLDSNTPIPTEIILHSSSKRLEIAFDDGSRFLLPFEFLRVYSPSAEVRGHGRGQETLQQGKRDVDVVNLVPVGNYAIKPEFSDGHDSGLYSWDYLYMLGRDQEALWADYLERLERAGGTRDPALVPPPAPRGGCGHHH
- the phoB gene encoding phosphate regulon transcriptional regulator PhoB, with the translated sequence MPANILLVEDEPAIQELIAANLHRAGHHVVRAADAESAQRIVRDALPDLVLLDWMLPGVSGIEFARRLRADERTRAIPIIMLTARGEEQDKVAGLETGADDYITKPFSPRELVARIKAVLRRRVPQATEDAVELGGLRLDPATHRVSAGGETLALGPTEFRLLHFLMTHPERVHSRAQLLDQVWGDHVFVEERTVDVHIRRLRCALEPGAHDGLIQTVRGSGYRFSVHPESVPTAR